The Peribacillus sp. FSL E2-0218 genome contains a region encoding:
- a CDS encoding PTS sugar transporter subunit IIB, producing MKKIMVVCGNGLGSSFIMEMNVKKALTEMGKTAEVDHTDLASAKTVQADIFLGAADIVGQLDDGTRTIVTLENMMSIPEIKSKLEVHIG from the coding sequence ATGAAAAAAATCATGGTAGTATGCGGGAACGGATTGGGCAGCAGCTTCATCATGGAGATGAATGTGAAAAAGGCATTGACGGAAATGGGGAAGACGGCGGAGGTGGATCATACGGATCTGGCATCGGCCAAAACGGTTCAGGCGGATATATTCCTCGGTGCCGCGGATATTGTCGGTCAGCTGGATGATGGGACGCGTACGATCGTCACATTGGAAAACATGATGAGCATTCCGGAAATCAAATCTAAATTGGAAGTCCATATCGGATAA
- a CDS encoding BglG family transcription antiterminator — MSMFLDERSAHLLRLLQHSPISKMKELETQTGLTRRQIQYALTKANDWLQFQGYEPIQFSRETGYSFSGTIKDEELNVKLTKRNYIFSEMDRERVFYLLILLSEEELSVYHFQSLTGISRNTVLKDLKRLKEIHRDKALKIQYSKQEGYVVKGESRVKRYVIEHLVHDVLNSPNREPIMECIWGRYESRIIAIRSQLERVERELGITFTDERLHELTYLFLCTDQLIGKGEALLADPSWEPFVTTDEYKMVEEMTKTDAFQSAWSETENLYATLHLLSMNRTKDISPLKDDEIIQQLLEEIVEEFERLAFVHLKDKEQLCQQLYVHFKPAYHRLRYGLPQMNPMTGRVQKVYPELHHLTKKSMWVLEKELDCPVSEEEVAYFTIYFGGWLRRQGTTLDDRKRAIVVCPNGIGISNILIYTLRELFPDILFLDVLSVRAAADYTLSYDLVFSTVHMRTNATLFVVPPILEMQDKHTLRQQVMQQLYGYTAESVDVAALLKLISKYATIHEQDQLEKALQSKMYDRTPKITQFSLKEAEKPVLEELLNMQTIQLQPHVSDWKEGIQVAAKPLVDLGTVEDRYVDAMIEAIETNGPYVVITPGVAIPHARPEQGVRSLSMSLLKLDEAVDFAPDKPVRLIIILAAVDNDSHLRALIQLTQLLNEPANIEEILRTSDKEILMEYVHKYSKEEAE, encoded by the coding sequence ATGAGCATGTTTTTAGATGAAAGAAGCGCCCATTTATTAAGGCTATTGCAGCATTCGCCAATTTCGAAAATGAAAGAGCTTGAAACACAAACCGGTTTGACGAGAAGGCAAATTCAATATGCCCTGACTAAAGCGAATGATTGGCTGCAATTTCAAGGTTATGAGCCGATTCAATTCAGCCGTGAAACGGGTTATTCCTTTTCTGGAACAATCAAGGATGAAGAATTGAATGTTAAGCTGACAAAACGCAATTATATATTTTCAGAGATGGATAGAGAAAGAGTTTTTTACCTGCTGATTTTGTTAAGCGAGGAGGAACTGTCCGTCTACCATTTCCAGTCACTTACCGGAATATCACGCAATACGGTGTTGAAGGATTTAAAGCGGTTAAAGGAAATACATAGAGACAAGGCGCTTAAAATCCAGTATTCGAAGCAAGAAGGATATGTGGTGAAGGGAGAAAGCCGGGTTAAACGATATGTCATCGAACATCTGGTGCATGATGTGCTGAACAGCCCGAATCGCGAGCCGATCATGGAGTGCATCTGGGGGAGATACGAAAGCCGGATCATCGCCATTCGGTCGCAGCTTGAAAGGGTCGAGCGTGAATTGGGCATCACCTTCACCGATGAACGGCTCCATGAACTGACGTATTTGTTTTTATGCACCGATCAGCTCATTGGAAAAGGGGAAGCGTTATTGGCAGACCCAAGCTGGGAGCCATTTGTTACGACTGACGAGTACAAAATGGTCGAGGAAATGACCAAAACGGATGCCTTTCAATCGGCATGGAGTGAAACGGAAAACCTATATGCGACTTTACATTTATTAAGCATGAATCGTACGAAGGACATATCGCCTCTAAAGGATGATGAGATCATTCAACAGCTATTGGAGGAGATCGTGGAAGAGTTTGAAAGGTTGGCTTTTGTTCACCTGAAAGACAAAGAGCAGCTATGCCAACAACTATATGTTCATTTTAAACCGGCATATCATCGCCTGCGGTACGGTCTCCCGCAAATGAATCCGATGACCGGCCGGGTCCAGAAGGTATATCCTGAGCTGCATCATTTGACAAAGAAGTCGATGTGGGTGCTGGAGAAGGAGCTGGATTGTCCGGTATCGGAAGAGGAAGTGGCCTACTTCACGATCTATTTTGGCGGCTGGCTGCGCAGGCAAGGAACGACATTGGATGATCGAAAAAGAGCGATAGTCGTTTGTCCGAATGGTATCGGTATCAGCAATATCCTCATTTATACATTGAGGGAGCTGTTTCCCGACATTTTGTTCCTGGATGTTCTGTCCGTTCGAGCTGCGGCCGATTACACACTCTCATATGACCTTGTCTTTTCAACCGTCCATATGCGGACGAACGCGACATTATTCGTCGTGCCACCCATTCTGGAAATGCAGGATAAGCATACATTGCGCCAGCAGGTGATGCAGCAGCTGTACGGATATACGGCGGAAAGTGTCGATGTTGCAGCATTATTGAAGCTCATCTCCAAGTATGCCACCATCCATGAACAGGATCAGCTTGAAAAGGCACTGCAGTCGAAGATGTATGATCGTACACCAAAAATTACTCAATTTTCATTAAAGGAGGCAGAGAAGCCTGTGTTAGAAGAACTGCTCAATATGCAAACCATTCAATTACAGCCGCACGTTTCCGATTGGAAGGAAGGCATTCAGGTAGCGGCTAAGCCTCTCGTGGATCTGGGAACCGTCGAAGATCGATATGTGGATGCCATGATCGAGGCGATAGAAACGAATGGTCCTTATGTAGTCATCACTCCCGGGGTGGCCATTCCCCATGCACGGCCGGAGCAGGGAGTCCGGTCCTTATCGATGAGCTTATTGAAGTTGGATGAAGCCGTCGACTTTGCGCCGGATAAACCGGTACGCTTGATCATCATTTTGGCTGCGGTGGATAACGATTCCCATTTGCGCGCATTGATCCAGCTCACTCAATTATTGAATGAACCAGCCAATATTGAAGAAATCCTGCGAACTTCAGACAAAGAGATCCTTATGGAGTACGTTCATAAATATTCGAAGGAGGAAGCGGAATGA
- a CDS encoding LacI family DNA-binding transcriptional regulator — protein sequence MKRLTTEDVARIAGVSQSTVSRVLNDYPYIKKHTREKVLAVIEELGFTRDEIARSLVEKRTKSIGLILGSISNPFFAETAEVIIERAQQLKYDVIVYNTGHKDENLEQAINLLIGKRVDGIILTSVSKNYTEKIKKLHDNGFPVLLYNSFLDIEDVNFIVMDNNKGARVAVQHLLGLGHEKIAKISGPSKYLATYERTMGYKQELTDNGYAIDDDLIFSSEFSYDKIYSFTKKLLKKKDRPTAIIAASDQMALAVLGAASSLDMKIPDDLSVVGFDNIRLASNEFIGLTTISQKMDEMSLTALEKLIYLIEHKEEEAAASIQIFLEPELMIRRTTGPAPKQD from the coding sequence ATGAAAAGATTGACGACAGAAGATGTGGCAAGAATTGCTGGTGTTTCACAGTCAACTGTTTCGAGGGTGTTGAATGACTATCCCTATATTAAGAAGCATACCCGTGAAAAGGTTCTGGCTGTCATTGAAGAACTGGGGTTCACAAGGGATGAAATTGCCCGAAGCCTTGTTGAAAAAAGAACGAAGTCGATAGGGTTGATATTGGGGAGCATTTCCAATCCGTTCTTTGCCGAAACGGCCGAGGTCATCATCGAAAGGGCCCAGCAATTGAAATATGATGTAATCGTATACAATACCGGTCATAAAGATGAAAACCTGGAGCAGGCGATTAATTTGCTGATTGGTAAGCGGGTGGACGGAATCATCCTCACAAGTGTGAGTAAAAACTATACTGAAAAAATCAAGAAATTACATGATAATGGATTTCCGGTATTATTATATAATAGCTTCCTGGATATCGAGGATGTGAACTTTATCGTCATGGACAATAATAAAGGGGCGAGGGTAGCCGTCCAGCACCTATTGGGATTAGGACATGAAAAAATTGCGAAAATATCCGGGCCTTCCAAATACTTAGCGACTTATGAACGAACGATGGGCTATAAACAAGAGCTTACGGACAATGGATATGCAATCGATGACGATTTGATTTTCAGTAGTGAATTTTCCTATGATAAAATTTATTCATTCACGAAAAAACTGCTGAAGAAAAAAGACAGGCCGACAGCAATCATCGCCGCATCCGATCAAATGGCCCTCGCCGTTTTAGGTGCAGCCTCCAGCCTCGATATGAAAATCCCGGATGATTTGTCCGTTGTCGGGTTTGATAATATAAGGCTAGCTTCCAATGAATTCATCGGGCTGACCACCATATCGCAAAAAATGGATGAAATGTCGTTGACGGCTTTGGAGAAACTGATATATCTAATTGAACATAAAGAAGAAGAAGCAGCGGCATCGATCCAAATATTCCTTGAGCCTGAATTGATGATCCGCCGTACAACGGGACCCGCCCCAAAACAAGACTGA
- a CDS encoding DHA2 family efflux MFS transporter permease subunit — translation MNKQVKTGPIMAALLVAGFVGLFSETALNIALGELSHIFDVDATTIQWLATGYFLTLGILVPVTGILMQKFTTRQMFMASLFFSIVGTIVAAVAPEFSVLLAARVIQAAGLAIILPLTQNVIFTIFPPHKRGGAMGIMGLVILAGPAFGPTLAGMILDTLSWHFIFWFTLPFLLFSLIFGYIFIPNVNEIRTVTIDFLSVVLSTIGFGGIVYGVSAGGDLGWANTTVMGTIIVGIIALVLFAFRQTKMENPLLNLQAFKYPLFVLGLVMNMITFFNMLSMLVVLPMYMQMALIVSAFATGLIMLPGSLLNCVFAPIIGRLFDKYGPRAIIMPGTILVAIGYGLYAMYGTETALWIVAVTHIVMMLGIGMVLASVQTNTLNALPRQFYPDGIAITQTSQQVSGAIGIAVMISLFSAKQSSYLTDFANDLPTAAATGSSLVFKVSLLLAGVNVVLSLFMKKPSGHGV, via the coding sequence GTGAATAAACAGGTAAAAACAGGGCCGATAATGGCGGCTCTTTTAGTCGCGGGGTTTGTCGGGCTATTCAGTGAAACCGCATTGAACATCGCATTGGGTGAATTAAGCCATATTTTTGATGTAGATGCGACGACCATCCAGTGGCTGGCTACAGGCTACTTTTTGACACTCGGCATTTTAGTGCCGGTAACAGGAATTTTAATGCAAAAGTTTACAACACGCCAAATGTTCATGGCGTCTTTATTTTTTTCAATTGTCGGTACGATTGTCGCGGCTGTCGCACCAGAGTTTAGTGTGCTATTGGCGGCACGTGTGATACAGGCAGCTGGACTGGCGATCATTTTGCCGTTGACGCAAAATGTCATCTTCACGATTTTCCCGCCGCATAAACGTGGAGGGGCAATGGGGATCATGGGATTGGTCATCTTAGCGGGTCCAGCCTTCGGTCCTACCTTGGCGGGGATGATTTTGGATACGTTATCGTGGCATTTCATATTCTGGTTTACGCTACCGTTTTTATTATTTTCGCTTATTTTTGGCTATATTTTCATTCCGAATGTTAATGAAATCCGAACGGTTACAATTGATTTCTTGTCGGTTGTGTTATCGACGATAGGCTTTGGCGGTATTGTGTACGGGGTAAGCGCAGGCGGCGATCTCGGCTGGGCGAATACGACGGTCATGGGCACAATCATCGTTGGGATCATCGCACTCGTTTTGTTTGCGTTCCGTCAAACGAAGATGGAAAACCCGCTGTTGAATTTACAGGCATTCAAGTACCCACTCTTCGTGCTGGGACTTGTGATGAACATGATTACGTTCTTCAACATGTTATCGATGCTTGTTGTGCTGCCGATGTATATGCAAATGGCGTTAATCGTCTCGGCGTTCGCCACTGGCTTGATCATGCTGCCAGGCAGTTTGTTAAACTGCGTATTCGCGCCGATCATCGGGCGGCTATTCGATAAATATGGCCCTCGTGCCATCATTATGCCTGGGACGATATTGGTTGCGATCGGATATGGGCTATATGCCATGTACGGAACGGAAACGGCACTTTGGATCGTGGCAGTCACGCATATCGTGATGATGCTTGGCATTGGCATGGTCCTTGCTTCCGTCCAAACGAATACATTGAATGCCTTGCCAAGACAATTCTATCCAGATGGTATCGCGATCACGCAAACCTCCCAGCAAGTATCGGGGGCCATAGGCATTGCAGTCATGATATCGCTTTTCTCTGCGAAGCAAAGCAGCTATCTGACTGATTTCGCAAATGACCTGCCAACAGCTGCTGCTACGGGATCATCACTTGTATTTAAAGTCAGTTTACTGCTTGCCGGCGTTAATGTGGTGCTTTCATTATTCATGAAAAAACCGTCTGGACATGGAGTATGA
- a CDS encoding HAD family hydrolase, whose translation MTIEAIVLDLDGTTLNEINTVNETLIQYIGELRERGKLVFIATGRTLEELKDVVPSHMLVDAMVTANGMSAFIEGNQIIEHALPPQLVERLVAKAGAEEMYYEVHPNDGARMTLKKDKGYMVKQGMVQKPATVEENEWLSRQEAMEGKIKWVEQMDTDSVAKIYFFSNDIHTMEKWIAELEWIKKEHAFTTASSTHHNVEVTVEGVSKATGVQILLKHFQVEPQNILAVGDGENDLPLFKFAGRCIAMKNATDLVKEQADEVTEYSYREDGLYRFLKGKFQ comes from the coding sequence ATGACGATTGAAGCAATCGTGCTGGATTTGGATGGCACGACATTGAACGAAATCAATACGGTGAACGAAACACTGATCCAGTACATAGGGGAACTTAGGGAAAGGGGAAAGCTGGTGTTCATTGCAACGGGAAGGACGCTGGAAGAATTGAAGGACGTTGTGCCGTCTCATATGCTCGTCGATGCCATGGTGACCGCGAATGGGATGTCCGCATTCATTGAAGGCAATCAGATCATTGAACACGCCCTGCCGCCACAACTTGTGGAGCGATTGGTTGCGAAAGCGGGAGCGGAAGAGATGTATTACGAAGTGCATCCGAACGACGGAGCACGAATGACGTTAAAAAAAGATAAAGGCTATATGGTTAAACAAGGAATGGTGCAAAAGCCTGCTACAGTCGAGGAGAATGAATGGCTCTCAAGACAGGAGGCAATGGAAGGGAAAATAAAATGGGTGGAACAAATGGATACTGACAGCGTCGCCAAAATCTACTTTTTCAGCAATGACATCCATACCATGGAGAAATGGATAGCCGAGCTGGAATGGATCAAGAAGGAGCATGCTTTCACAACAGCATCCTCGACCCATCATAATGTGGAAGTGACCGTGGAGGGCGTTTCGAAAGCAACGGGCGTTCAAATATTGCTGAAGCATTTTCAGGTGGAGCCCCAAAATATCCTCGCTGTGGGTGATGGTGAAAATGACCTTCCGCTCTTTAAATTCGCCGGACGCTGCATTGCCATGAAAAACGCCACTGATCTTGTCAAAGAACAGGCAGATGAAGTGACGGAGTATTCCTATAGAGAAGATGGCCTGTATCGCTTTTTGAAGGGAAAGTTTCAATGA
- a CDS encoding O-methyltransferase produces MKQINHYIDSVFHTQDELLEEVVAAIKDNGMPSISVSPSSGKFLTMLVSISGAKHVLEIGALGGYSGICLARGFGSEGKLTSLELKENYAALAQSHLSKAGFGDQVTYMTGEALQSLEQLVRDNRKFDFFFIDADKDNYENYLHHCIELAEPGALIVMDNVLVGGSVADQEAEPKHYTEFMKKFNESVANHPRLESLLIPLGDGLTISKVK; encoded by the coding sequence ATGAAACAAATTAACCACTATATCGATTCAGTTTTTCATACCCAAGATGAGCTTTTGGAAGAAGTCGTGGCTGCGATAAAAGATAACGGGATGCCTTCCATATCGGTATCTCCTTCATCAGGGAAGTTCCTAACCATGCTTGTATCCATATCAGGTGCGAAACATGTACTGGAAATAGGTGCTCTTGGGGGCTATAGCGGAATTTGCCTGGCCAGGGGCTTCGGCAGCGAAGGGAAATTAACGTCCCTTGAATTAAAGGAAAATTACGCAGCCTTGGCACAAAGCCATCTATCAAAAGCTGGCTTTGGCGATCAAGTAACGTATATGACCGGAGAGGCACTGCAAAGCCTTGAACAACTTGTTCGTGATAACAGGAAATTTGATTTTTTCTTTATAGATGCTGACAAGGACAATTATGAAAATTACCTTCACCATTGCATAGAGCTGGCAGAACCGGGTGCTTTAATCGTCATGGATAATGTCCTTGTCGGAGGCAGTGTCGCAGATCAGGAAGCTGAACCTAAGCATTATACTGAATTCATGAAGAAATTCAATGAATCTGTCGCCAATCATCCTCGCTTGGAGTCATTACTCATTCCACTTGGTGACGGGCTGACCATTTCAAAAGTAAAGTAA
- the cstA gene encoding carbon starvation protein CstA, whose amino-acid sequence MNAVSIVIGSICILMIAYRLYGTFIARKVLKLDDSKPTPAHALEDGKDYVPTNKWVAFGHHFAAIAAAGPLVGPILAAQFGYLPSLLWLLIGAVIGGAVHDAVVLFASMRKDGKSLSEVAKEELGPVAGFCTGLAMLFIITITMAGLSMVVLHALENNPWGTFAVGITIPIAMGVGLYHKKTGNLKGATIVGFALIMAGILLGPNIQGTALGELLTLEASTLALILPIYAFFAAALPVWLLLAPRDYLSTFMKIGVFAALIIGVFVVNPEIQFPAFTEFVNGGGPIVAGPVWPFISITIACGAISGFHAFVGSGTTPKMLNRWSDIKSVGFGAMLVECVVAIMALIAAVSLQPGDYFAINSSPEVFQTLGMEKVHLNELSEEIGINLEGRTGGAVTLAVGMTYIFTEIPFFEKLASFFFQFVIMFEAVFILTAIDSGTRVARYLIQDFFGEFYKPLKKVDWLPGNIFASALACFIWGYLLYSGDIGSIWALFGVSNQLMASIGLIIGATVVLKIADKRWYMWTCLVPLAYLYVTVNVAGYWMVKNVYLNPDAAGFSILNGALSIIMLCLGLVILISALKKWRELWKIPQAELLKQSA is encoded by the coding sequence ATGAATGCGGTTTCAATCGTCATAGGCTCGATTTGTATATTAATGATCGCTTACCGTTTATACGGGACATTCATAGCACGGAAAGTACTGAAGCTGGATGATTCCAAGCCGACTCCGGCTCACGCATTGGAAGATGGAAAAGATTATGTTCCGACCAATAAATGGGTGGCATTCGGCCATCACTTTGCCGCCATCGCAGCGGCAGGTCCGCTCGTCGGTCCGATTCTTGCGGCACAATTTGGTTATTTGCCAAGTTTGCTATGGCTATTGATCGGGGCTGTCATCGGCGGAGCGGTCCATGATGCCGTCGTGCTGTTCGCATCGATGCGTAAAGACGGAAAATCGCTATCGGAAGTGGCCAAGGAAGAACTTGGACCGGTCGCAGGCTTCTGTACAGGACTTGCCATGCTTTTTATCATCACCATTACGATGGCAGGACTTTCTATGGTCGTCCTGCATGCATTGGAAAATAACCCATGGGGAACGTTTGCTGTCGGGATCACGATTCCCATCGCCATGGGAGTCGGGCTGTACCATAAAAAAACAGGCAATTTGAAAGGCGCGACCATTGTCGGCTTCGCGCTCATCATGGCTGGGATCTTGCTTGGTCCGAACATTCAAGGAACGGCCCTTGGTGAACTATTGACACTCGAAGCAAGCACGCTGGCCCTCATTTTGCCGATTTATGCTTTCTTTGCAGCGGCATTGCCTGTGTGGCTGCTGCTTGCACCGCGCGATTATTTAAGCACCTTCATGAAAATTGGTGTGTTTGCCGCTTTGATCATCGGCGTGTTCGTGGTGAATCCAGAGATCCAATTTCCGGCATTCACCGAATTCGTCAATGGCGGAGGCCCGATTGTCGCCGGTCCTGTGTGGCCATTCATTTCAATCACGATTGCCTGTGGGGCGATTTCAGGATTCCATGCATTTGTCGGCTCCGGTACAACGCCAAAAATGCTGAACCGCTGGAGTGATATCAAATCCGTCGGTTTCGGGGCGATGCTTGTGGAATGTGTCGTGGCCATCATGGCATTGATTGCGGCAGTCTCCCTGCAGCCAGGTGATTATTTTGCCATTAACTCTTCACCTGAGGTCTTTCAAACATTAGGCATGGAAAAAGTGCACCTTAATGAGCTAAGCGAAGAAATCGGCATTAACCTTGAAGGACGGACAGGCGGGGCCGTAACCCTTGCTGTCGGAATGACCTATATTTTCACGGAGATTCCCTTCTTTGAAAAATTGGCTTCGTTTTTCTTCCAATTCGTCATCATGTTCGAGGCGGTGTTCATATTAACCGCGATCGACTCGGGGACACGTGTGGCCCGCTACTTGATCCAGGACTTCTTCGGCGAGTTCTATAAACCATTGAAGAAAGTCGATTGGCTGCCCGGCAACATCTTCGCCAGTGCATTAGCCTGCTTCATCTGGGGCTATCTGCTCTATTCCGGGGACATCGGATCGATCTGGGCACTATTTGGCGTATCCAACCAGCTCATGGCTTCGATCGGCCTCATCATCGGGGCGACCGTCGTCTTGAAAATCGCCGACAAGCGCTGGTATATGTGGACATGCCTCGTGCCCCTCGCCTACCTATATGTAACGGTTAATGTAGCAGGATACTGGATGGTGAAAAACGTATACTTGAACCCGGACGCTGCAGGCTTCAGCATCCTGAATGGAGCATTGTCGATCATCATGCTATGCCTCGGCTTGGTCATTCTCATCTCCGCCCTAAAAAAATGGCGCGAGCTCTGGAAAATCCCGCAAGCCGAACTACTGAAACAATCAGCCTGA
- a CDS encoding PTS ascorbate transporter subunit IIC, producing the protein MLELIMNDILGTPSILVGLFALVGLLLQRKATADVVSGTLKTVMGFIIIGAGAAVLIGALDIFSQMFDHAFNVQGVIPNNEAIVAAAQSDFGTSTALIMVFGMVVNVLLARFTPFKYIFLTGHHTLFMACLLAVTLSVGGLDGVALIFVGSILLGACMVLFPALLQPYVRKITGSDDFAIGHFGTIGYFVSATVGKWFGNKERTTEQIKVPKSLGFLRDTSVAVSLTMTIFFVIVALFAGQDYIETKLSGGSNFIVFSFIQAITFAAGVYIILAGVRMLIAEIVPAFKGIADKVAPNTKPALDCPTIFPFAPNAVIIGFLFSFIAGLLSMFLLPVIGLKVIVPGLVPHFFTGAAAGVFGNATGGRRGAMLGSFANGIIISFLPAILLVFLGDVGFEGTTFGDSDFGVVGLLILSVMKLLGLS; encoded by the coding sequence ATGCTGGAGCTTATCATGAATGACATCTTGGGTACACCATCGATACTGGTCGGGCTGTTTGCGCTAGTCGGCTTGCTGTTACAACGGAAAGCTACTGCGGATGTTGTATCTGGAACGCTAAAAACCGTTATGGGCTTCATCATCATTGGAGCGGGTGCGGCCGTACTCATTGGCGCCCTTGATATATTCAGCCAAATGTTCGATCATGCCTTTAATGTTCAAGGCGTCATCCCGAATAACGAAGCCATTGTTGCCGCGGCACAAAGTGATTTTGGGACTTCGACTGCCTTGATCATGGTTTTTGGGATGGTCGTCAATGTTTTACTAGCACGCTTCACGCCATTTAAATATATATTCTTGACGGGACACCATACCTTATTCATGGCTTGTTTACTTGCTGTCACCCTATCGGTCGGTGGGCTTGACGGCGTTGCGCTCATCTTTGTTGGTTCCATTCTGTTGGGGGCATGCATGGTGTTGTTCCCTGCGCTCCTTCAGCCATACGTGCGGAAAATCACCGGAAGCGATGATTTTGCCATCGGCCACTTCGGGACGATCGGATATTTCGTTTCTGCAACCGTCGGAAAATGGTTTGGCAACAAGGAAAGAACGACGGAGCAAATCAAAGTGCCTAAATCGTTGGGATTCTTGAGGGACACATCGGTCGCTGTCTCCCTAACCATGACGATTTTCTTCGTGATCGTCGCATTGTTTGCCGGGCAGGATTATATCGAAACAAAATTATCCGGCGGCTCGAACTTCATCGTATTTTCTTTCATCCAGGCAATCACATTTGCAGCCGGCGTCTACATCATTCTTGCAGGGGTACGGATGCTGATTGCCGAGATCGTCCCAGCCTTCAAGGGGATCGCGGATAAAGTCGCGCCAAACACAAAACCTGCGCTGGATTGTCCGACCATCTTTCCATTCGCACCGAATGCCGTGATCATTGGGTTCCTATTCAGCTTTATAGCTGGGTTATTGTCGATGTTCCTTCTTCCGGTAATCGGACTGAAGGTCATCGTTCCGGGACTCGTTCCCCATTTCTTTACCGGGGCGGCAGCGGGTGTGTTCGGAAATGCCACAGGCGGCAGGCGCGGGGCGATGCTCGGATCATTTGCCAACGGTATCATCATTAGCTTCCTGCCGGCGATCCTCCTCGTCTTCCTAGGGGATGTAGGATTTGAAGGAACGACATTCGGTGATTCCGACTTCGGCGTAGTCGGTCTCCTGATTCTAAGTGTGATGAAGCTGTTAGGATTATCCTAA
- a CDS encoding DUF1540 domain-containing protein — protein MAKDVLCEVNNCVHWHSGNKCNAEAIYVVSHKGNHASNSKETDCKTFDPGV, from the coding sequence ATGGCTAAAGATGTTCTATGTGAGGTAAACAACTGTGTACATTGGCATTCTGGAAACAAATGTAATGCTGAAGCTATTTATGTAGTGAGTCATAAAGGGAATCATGCATCAAATAGTAAAGAAACGGATTGCAAAACATTTGATCCAGGAGTTTAA
- a CDS encoding glucose 1-dehydrogenase codes for MGDRLDINQIFHLNGKVAIITGASKGIGKDLAKTLAQAGAHIAIVARNKEQLEEAAHEIERIGVNVLPVPFDLTKVEDTAQMMDGIYKHFGQLDILINNAGINVAKPAEELAPQDWDKVLDINLKSVFFTSQAAGKYMINQKKGKIINMSSQMAFVGYYKRAAYSSSKGGITQLTKALAIEWAPHQINVNAIAPTFIETPMTKPMFADEAFRREVLGRIPLGRLAKSEDLFGGVLYLASRSSDMMTGQTLVIDGGWTVW; via the coding sequence ATGGGTGATAGATTGGACATTAATCAAATATTTCATTTAAACGGTAAAGTGGCGATCATAACCGGCGCAAGTAAGGGGATCGGCAAAGATTTGGCCAAAACCCTTGCGCAGGCCGGGGCCCATATCGCCATAGTTGCCCGCAATAAAGAGCAACTCGAAGAAGCTGCACATGAAATTGAACGAATCGGTGTGAATGTTTTACCCGTTCCTTTTGATTTAACGAAGGTGGAAGATACGGCACAGATGATGGACGGAATTTACAAGCATTTCGGTCAGCTCGACATTTTAATAAATAACGCAGGAATTAACGTGGCAAAGCCAGCGGAAGAGTTAGCACCACAAGATTGGGATAAGGTGTTGGACATTAATTTAAAGAGTGTATTCTTCACGAGTCAAGCAGCAGGCAAGTATATGATCAACCAGAAAAAAGGGAAAATCATCAATATGTCCTCGCAAATGGCGTTTGTCGGCTATTACAAGCGGGCAGCCTATTCCTCCAGCAAAGGGGGAATCACCCAGCTTACGAAAGCGCTGGCAATAGAGTGGGCGCCCCATCAAATCAATGTCAATGCCATAGCCCCGACTTTCATAGAGACACCGATGACAAAGCCGATGTTTGCAGATGAAGCCTTTAGACGCGAAGTATTGGGGAGGATCCCTCTTGGCAGGCTTGCCAAATCGGAAGACCTATTCGGAGGTGTGCTCTATCTGGCATCACGAAGTTCGGATATGATGACGGGCCAAACCTTGGTGATTGATGGCGGGTGGACCGTCTGGTGA
- a CDS encoding PTS sugar transporter subunit IIB has translation MKKIMVVCGNGLGSSFIMEMNVKKALTEMGKAAEVDHTDLASAKTVQADIFLGAADIVGQLDDGTRTIVTLENMMSIPEITSKLASHL, from the coding sequence ATGAAAAAAATCATGGTAGTATGCGGGAACGGATTGGGCAGCAGCTTCATCATGGAGATGAATGTGAAAAAGGCGTTGACGGAAATGGGGAAGGCGGCTGAAGTGGATCATACGGATCTGGCATCGGCCAAAACGGTTCAGGCGGATATATTCCTCGGTGCCGCGGATATTGTCGGTCAGCTGGATGATGGGACGCGTACGATCGTCACCCTGGAAAACATGATGAGCATTCCTGAAATTACATCGAAATTAGCTTCACATCTATAA